One Deinococcus sp. LM3 genomic region harbors:
- the nth gene encoding endonuclease III, which translates to MKDTLRPEYGERPLKPRREPLHELISTILSQRTTHADEEAAYRELRTLGDWDAIIAAPVDAVAHAIRRSNYPESKAPRIQATLAALRDSPGGYDLEHLRDLPVKDALKVLTDLPGVGIKTASLVLLFNYARPVFPVDTHVHRVTTRVGAIPKMGEQAAHRALLKLLPPDPAFLYELHVNLLRHGQRVCSWYDPKCGACVLKSRCDAHAQYGDRVPAWKG; encoded by the coding sequence ATGAAAGACACCCTGCGGCCCGAGTACGGCGAGCGACCCCTGAAACCCCGCCGGGAGCCGCTGCACGAGCTGATCAGCACCATCCTCTCGCAGCGCACCACGCACGCCGACGAGGAAGCCGCGTACCGGGAGCTGCGCACGCTGGGCGACTGGGACGCCATCATCGCCGCGCCCGTGGACGCCGTGGCGCATGCCATCCGCCGCAGCAACTACCCCGAGAGCAAGGCCCCGCGCATCCAGGCGACCCTGGCCGCGCTGCGCGACTCACCCGGCGGGTACGACCTGGAGCACCTGCGCGACCTGCCGGTCAAGGACGCCCTGAAAGTCCTGACCGACCTGCCCGGCGTGGGCATCAAGACCGCCAGCCTGGTGCTGCTGTTCAACTATGCCCGGCCGGTCTTCCCGGTGGACACGCACGTGCACCGCGTCACGACCCGCGTGGGCGCCATCCCGAAGATGGGTGAACAGGCCGCGCACCGCGCACTCCTGAAGCTGCTGCCGCCCGACCCGGCGTTCCTGTACGAACTGCACGTGAACCTGCTGCGGCACGGCCAGCGCGTGTGTTCGTGGTATGACCCGAAGTGCGGCGCGTGCGTGCTGAAATCCCGCTGCGACGCCCACGCGCAGTACGGTGATCGGGTGCCCGCCTGGAAGGGCTGA
- a CDS encoding SMI1/KNR4 family protein has protein sequence MWRWLMPLLIVPAILYATTGVWAGRPPPLEVRRVTPVTLPEPRDLPELLARLDAWVAREVPLHHATLRPGLTDAALDAFEARQGVTLPPALRALYRWHDGGDLFGLEFLSLEHLEFNRVSWAEIAADRMTDLDEGIASHPPGTIRLLYATGDWLPFLHDGGGNHVALDLNPGPAGRVGQVVTTGRDEEHRFVLAPDLETFLREYLRRLETGRVTVRRLSGFSDEVWEVRLQEPGGRAPDGYGVLADLFPAFGAAPERMDTRWP, from the coding sequence ATGTGGCGCTGGCTGATGCCCCTGCTGATCGTCCCGGCGATCCTGTACGCCACGACGGGCGTGTGGGCGGGCCGCCCGCCGCCATTGGAGGTACGCCGCGTGACCCCCGTGACCCTGCCCGAACCCCGTGACCTTCCCGAACTGCTGGCCCGCCTGGACGCCTGGGTGGCGCGCGAGGTCCCGCTGCACCACGCCACGCTACGCCCCGGCTTGACCGACGCCGCGCTGGACGCCTTCGAGGCGCGGCAGGGCGTGACGCTGCCCCCCGCCCTGCGCGCCCTGTACCGCTGGCATGACGGCGGTGACCTGTTCGGCCTGGAGTTCCTGAGCCTGGAGCATCTGGAATTCAACCGGGTGTCGTGGGCGGAAATTGCCGCCGATCGCATGACCGACCTGGACGAGGGCATCGCATCGCACCCGCCCGGCACGATCCGCCTCCTATATGCCACGGGCGACTGGCTGCCGTTCCTGCACGACGGGGGCGGGAACCACGTGGCGCTGGACCTGAACCCTGGTCCGGCCGGGCGCGTGGGACAGGTCGTCACCACGGGCCGCGACGAGGAGCACCGGTTCGTGCTGGCCCCCGACCTCGAAACCTTCCTGCGGGAGTATCTGCGCCGCCTGGAGACGGGCCGGGTGACGGTGCGCCGCCTGAGCGGTTTCAGCGACGAAGTCTGGGAGGTGCGCCTTCAGGAACCCGGCGGACGCGCTCCGGATGGGTACGGGGTACTGGCTGACCTGTTCCCCGCGTTCGGCGCGGCTCCCGAGCGCATGGACACCCGCTGGCCGTGA